The Arachis ipaensis cultivar K30076 unplaced genomic scaffold, Araip1.1 Aipa831, whole genome shotgun sequence genome includes the window CttgtaaaattaataaattataatttatatataatataagtaaggatattaatgtaattttattctaacataattttctttttttttacttttctttcaaaccaaacaaaagaaaattttctctttattttctttccatcAATTTTCTCTTAATCCAAACAACATACAAAtaactctacttttctttttattttctttcctcttattttctttccaagagaaaattttggaaaattttgaaaaagaatcaagcgagagaacataagatgaaaaaacaccacatccaactcaaaatcttaagatgttaagttaatgggtctctcatcttataaactcctcattttttcttactttctttgatataggactaacttcaacacttctCACACTTACAACATTAATAATTTTTTCCTCAAGTGTGAGCCTCCACATCATGCATCAGAAATTTATTCAAGTCTATAAACTTTTATAAGTAAAAATAGTAACATCCAATACAGAATGCTTAATTAATGAGTATGTGGGTGTGCATCAACTGGGGTTCGACAATAAGGACAGTGAGGATGGGATTGAAGCCATGGGAGAAGGCATGCAGAGTGGAACTTGTGAGAGCAAGAAAGGTTCATAATCTGCTTCTCTTGCTGGAAATCTTCTAGGCACACTGCACacacttttctctctttcttcttagcACGCATTAACCATGCATTTGATAATAGCTTCCTTCCTATTATTATTCCTgcatctctcttttctttcttcacttttccttctcttattGGATTCTCATTTTCCCTGTCTCATGTTCACAAACACACACACTTCAAGCCTCAAACAACCATACATTTAGAGGCAGAAACGGAGCTAGATAAAATATTAGAGGgacaaaaatatttatacaataaactaagattaaaataaaattttaaggggaCTAAACTAAAACTTACATAtaatttatatgtaaaaaattaaaattagaaggaACAAATATTCAAAGAGTTAATTTgcacattttttaattttaagaacTAAGTTACATAATCAAATTTTGAGTGGTGTAAACTGtaattaatccatagaaaaataaaattttgtaagTTAATGTTTGTTAAGttattcttcaattttttttc containing:
- the LOC107624711 gene encoding E3 ubiquitin-protein ligase RNF128 (The sequence of the model RefSeq protein was modified relative to this genomic sequence to represent the inferred CDS: added 209 bases not found in genome assembly), which codes for MAGRLPGVGVPPRKRSSSSSSSSSSLLEHNHYNLATYRRVSLVEASALDETALKARQRLQKKLAQFFPSSRENENPIREGKVKKEKRDAGIIIGRKLLSNAWLMRAKKKERKVCAVCLEDFQQEKQIMNLSCSHKFHSACLLPWLQSHPHCPYCRTPVDAHPHTH